A stretch of DNA from Deltaproteobacteria bacterium:
TCGCGATCACCGGCCATGGCTTGCGCGGTGAGCGCGAGGATCGGGGTCGCGAAGCCGTCGCCGCGCAGCGCCGCGGCGGCCTCGTAGCCGGTCATCAGCGGCATCTGCATGTCCATGACGATCAGGTCGAACGGCTCGCCGCGTTCGCTCGCCGCGGCCACCATCTCGCAAGCGATCTGGCCGTCGCAGGCGATCTCGACCTCGAGACCCGCGCGGCGCAGCACCAGCGAGATCAACGCCTGATTGTCCGCGCCGTCCTCGGCGAGAAGCACGCGTGCGCGCAGCGGCTCGGGCTCGCGCGCGGTCGCGACCGCCGGCGGCGGCTCGGGGCTCGCCGTCTCCTGAGAC
This window harbors:
- a CDS encoding response regulator, which codes for MSSAQGGGSVFRASVGTGSLEGVRMLDVSQETASPEPPPAVATAREPEPLRARVLLAEDGADNQALISLVLRRAGLEVEIACDGQIACEMVAAASERGEPFDLIVMDMQMPLMTGYEAAAALRGDGFATPILALTAQAMAGDRERCLASGCDEYLSKPIDRERLVSLARALLEKRAV